The window GAAGACGTAGTTAATGCTTagttttttactccctccgttcctaaatataagtctttggagagattacaCTGTGAAacacgtacggagcaaaatgagtgaatctatactctaaaatgcatctagatacatccgtatgttgtccatagtgaaatctctacaaagacttatatttaggaatcggagggagtatgtGGTATGGGGTCCTGTGACTTCCTTTTCTTGGGCTAGCTGCCAGGTTGAGTTTGCGTATATGCATATCAGTGTAGCTGATCCATCAACAAGTCCAGCATTTTTCAGTGTCAGTTTAGGGGATGCTTTACTGGCAGCGATTTCTTCACTGTTTCTGTAGTGTTGCTCAATGGGATGCTTTGCCGGCAGTGATTAGACAGTAAACTAACCTGTCCGGTTTCTTTTAAATTCTCAACTGGACGGTTGCCTGTACCTGTAGGGATGCAAGCGGACGGCGTCCCCTTGGCCGCGATTGTCCACCAAGCAAATGTTACACTAATGTTTGCTACTTTAGTAACCATGTTAGTTTTACAGTAATGTTTGGGTTTGCTACTTTAGTaaccatgttagtttaatttttctgttcgCAGACACGTGGACGCCGTCCTCTTGCATCCCTAGGTGCCTGACTTGGGGGTCAGCTTCACTTGTCCATTTGGGGTTGCTAGCCACATACCTACCGCTTCTTTTTAAAAACTATATAAGCAACCTAAGGCCGGCAAGTAAAGAGTGGGTACGCACATGCTGATCTCACCTTGGTTTGTCATTGTCATGGTTAGCTAGCTCCTGGTTTAGTTGGCAATTAGTACCATGAAATGGATGCATGAATGCAATAATCAGAACGAGCATTGTTATTACTTGACTGCCTAGTGGCGCATGAGGGCCAGAAGAGCAGACATCAGGCCGGCAAAATGATTAGACCAACGGATAAGTGAATGCCACACGCAACAACTACATTGGCTACACCctaatttatttatttcatctgttTTGGGACGGTTTGGCGGAGACTCCAAACTGAACAAAGATACAGTACATATCTCCTGTCTGTAATCATCTTCCCTCCTGCCAAGCAGCACAGCTCCACCCTCTTACCCTGAGCTGAGCAACACAATTCTCAGGCAGGCAGGCTACATCCCTCACCTCACCTCACCAGCGACCGTCTCCACGACGTGCGGCGGTGGGCGGGGAGACGGCCGCCGGTGACGAGAGGACCGATGCTCGTGGCCCTCAGCGCGGCGCGGTGGGTGGTGGGCAAGGCGCTGGCCCCTGTAGCCGATGGCTTGCTGGAGGCTTGGGATGCCAGCAAGCGCCTGGGTCTCAACATCGAGGCCCTGAGGACGGAGCTGCTGCTCGTGCAGGCCACCCTCGAAGCCGCCAGCCGCAAGCAGATCGACGGCCCGGCCttggaggagctgctggggaagctgCGGCACTCGGCGCACTCCGCTGAGGACTTGCTGGACGAGCTGGACTACTTCCGCATCCACGACGAGCTCCACAACACGTACGACGCCGCCGACCAGCATGCCAAGGGATGCCTCCATGACCTTGCCCTCAACGCTCGTCACACCGCCAAAGCTGTGCTTGGTTTATCTGCGTGCTCGTCTGCTGCCTGTTGTCCCAATGAACCCGGAGAAGTGGAAGATGCCAGACAACAACAGGCCAGCTGTTGCACTTGGCCACGTGGTAGGCAGAGGTCTCGCGGCGATTCCTCCTCGACACCAAACACCAATCAGGTTGATGAGGACGGCGGGTGCATGCTCAAGCTCGGTAAACTCCTCCCTTGCTCATATTTGCGGCGTGTTCGTGATGATCATTCTGGCCAGCCAACTCACTCTGGCGCGCCACGGAGAGCAGCACCAATGCTGGGGTTTAATAGGGTTGATGTCTCTGAAAGAATGAAGCGTGTCATAGAGCAATTGCAGCCTGTGCGTACGGAGGTTGCCAAGGTTCTGCAGAGTTGTGGCCGTACGATTGTCCCAGATATTGCCAAGAGTCGTCCCATCACCACCGGTCAGAGCATAGAGCCAAAACTGTATGGGAGGGTCCATATCATGAATGGCATCATACATGATATGACCAAGGGTAGATACCATAGCAAGGATCTAACTGTGCTTCCGATTGTCGGTCCAGGGGGGATAGGGAAGACAACTCTGATACAACACATATATAGAAACCAACAGGTTAGAAATCATTTTCAAGTTGTTATTTGGGTGTGCGTGTCACTCAAATTCAATTTGAATAAACTTTTGGAAGAGATCGAAACATATATCCCTCGTGTTGAAGGGGAAAAATATGGCAGGGTGGAAGAGCTGATTGAGCAGAGATTAAGATCTAAAAGGTTTTTGCTTGTACTGGATGATATATGGGAGTTTAGTGACGAGGATGATTGGAAAAGGTTATTGCTGCCACTCAAAACATCACAAGAAAAAGGTAGCATGATCCTACTCACAACTCGGTTTCCAATAATAGCAAAGATGGTTAAAACAACTGATTATATAGAGTTGGAGGGATTAGAATCCGAACAATTTAGGAAGTTATTCCTTAGATTTATCTTTGGTGATGAGCCCTTTAGAAGTGATCATAATTTTTTGCTCGATACCGGAGATAAGATAATGGAAAAACTAAAGGGCTCCCCTCTTGCTGCAAAAACTGTTGGTACATTACTGAGAAAGTGCCTTAATTTGCGTCATTGGAGAAGGGTTTTAGAAAGTAAAGAATGGGAGAGACAAACCGGTGCCAATGACATTATGCCTGCCCTGAAGCTTAGCTATGACTATCTTTCTTTCCATCAACAACAATGTTTCTTCTATTCTGCACTATTTCCAGAAGATCATGAGTATAGTACCACTGAGCTAATCAATTTGTGGATAGGACTAGATATTTTACAACCTGGTGTGCAGAATCAAACATTGGAAGGTGTAGGTttaatgaatttaaatgatctggTCACACATGGATTTTTCAAAGAAGAGGAAACTAATGGTCGTGTGCGTTATGTAATGCATGACCTGCTACATGATTTAGCACTAAAGGTTGGGTCTCATGAATGTCTTACTGTACATCAGTCTAATGTGGGGTCAGTAGAAATTAAGCCATCTATTCGTCACTTGTCTATAATCATTGATGATGATCATAcaatgtgtgatgaaaactttaagaGCCAATTGAGAAAGCTGAAGACAAGATTGAAGGTTAGAGAATTGCATACTTTGATGTTATTTGGAGAAATGGACGAAAGCTTTTCCCACATTTTGAATGATTTGTTTAAGGAAGCTAATGCCCTTCGCTTTATCCGTTTGGTTGACATGTCGTCTTCTGTGAAGTTCATATTACCTAACAATTCAGCACTTGTCCACCTACGGTACCTATGTTTGGGGACAAAGTATATGAGGGAGATaccacttgccatttccaaatttTATCATTTAAGGATTCTAGATCTTGGATGGTGGCATGGCTGTTGCGATGTGCCAAAAGACTTGAGCAACCTTGCAAAATTGCGTCATTTTTATACCCCAAGTGATGAGCTTCATTCTCATATTTATAATGTGGGGAAACTTACACTCTTAGAAGAGTTGAAGGTATTTAAAGTCAATAAAGAAAGTGAAGGATTTGAACCAAAGCAACTTGAGCATTTGACGGAACTAAGGGAACTTGGCATGTATAACCTTGAGAATATACACACGAAAGAAGAAGCAACCAAAGCAAAATTGATTGAAAAAAATTACTTGGAGAGGTTAACCTTAGATTGGGATACTGAGCGGTCTAATAGCAAGCCTGATGTGGAAGAGGTGGTTCTTGAGAGCCTTCAACCACATAGATATCTTCAAGAGTTGTCTATTAGAGGGCATGGAGGCCCTTCCTGTCCAACATGGCTAGGTGATAAGCTCACGGTTGAAGGTCTTCAATCTCTTCATCTCATCGGTGTTTCTTGGCAATGTCTCCCTTCTTTTGGGAAGATGTGGGATCTTCGTACATTAATATTGAAGCATATTGCTGCAACAAAGGAGTTTGTTATAGAGCAAACCTTTTGTGGGCTAAGAAGGCTTGAACTTGTTGGACTGGCAAACTTTGAGAAATGGGTACCATCACAGGATGCTCATCATGTGTTTCCTCTTTTGCAAGTACTGATTATTAGAGACTGCCCTAAACTCTTGGAGTTGCCATTTTCAAACCACATTGTTGATCAAGATTGGAGCATTGATTGGTTTCCCAAATTGCAAGAGCTTCAGATAGAGAACTGTCCGGAATTCTTGTTAGTGGCTCATATCCCTTGGACTGAAACTCTCCATTCTGTAAAAATACGAAGCGTAAAACTACTAGAGAAGTTTGAGT is drawn from Triticum dicoccoides isolate Atlit2015 ecotype Zavitan chromosome 4A, WEW_v2.0, whole genome shotgun sequence and contains these coding sequences:
- the LOC119287854 gene encoding putative disease resistance protein RGA3; translation: MLVALSAARWVVGKALAPVADGLLEAWDASKRLGLNIEALRTELLLVQATLEAASRKQIDGPALEELLGKLRHSAHSAEDLLDELDYFRIHDELHNTYDAADQHAKGCLHDLALNARHTAKAVLGLSACSSAACCPNEPGEVEDARQQQASCCTWPRGRQRSRGDSSSTPNTNQVDEDGGCMLKLGKLLPCSYLRRVRDDHSGQPTHSGAPRRAAPMLGFNRVDVSERMKRVIEQLQPVRTEVAKVLQSCGRTIVPDIAKSRPITTGQSIEPKLYGRVHIMNGIIHDMTKGRYHSKDLTVLPIVGPGGIGKTTLIQHIYRNQQVRNHFQVVIWVCVSLKFNLNKLLEEIETYIPRVEGEKYGRVEELIEQRLRSKRFLLVLDDIWEFSDEDDWKRLLLPLKTSQEKGSMILLTTRFPIIAKMVKTTDYIELEGLESEQFRKLFLRFIFGDEPFRSDHNFLLDTGDKIMEKLKGSPLAAKTVGTLLRKCLNLRHWRRVLESKEWERQTGANDIMPALKLSYDYLSFHQQQCFFYSALFPEDHEYSTTELINLWIGLDILQPGVQNQTLEGVGLMNLNDLVTHGFFKEEETNGRVRYVMHDLLHDLALKVGSHECLTVHQSNVGSVEIKPSIRHLSIIIDDDHTMCDENFKSQLRKLKTRLKVRELHTLMLFGEMDESFSHILNDLFKEANALRFIRLVDMSSSVKFILPNNSALVHLRYLCLGTKYMREIPLAISKFYHLRILDLGWWHGCCDVPKDLSNLAKLRHFYTPSDELHSHIYNVGKLTLLEELKVFKVNKESEGFEPKQLEHLTELRELGMYNLENIHTKEEATKAKLIEKNYLERLTLDWDTERSNSKPDVEEVVLESLQPHRYLQELSIRGHGGPSCPTWLGDKLTVEGLQSLHLIGVSWQCLPSFGKMWDLRTLILKHIAATKEFVIEQTFCGLRRLELVGLANFEKWVPSQDAHHVFPLLQVLIIRDCPKLLELPFSNHIVDQDWSIDWFPKLQELQIENCPEFLLVAHIPWTETLHSVKIRSVKLLEKFEYSKSSYRAGLEIVGKGDLQMLDQVLAFNNLTGLEQLMLSTGSFSSPCCFIFPPSLQYLIISGVEGMGTLEPLSNLTSLTRLVLENCGEDQSCKGLGPLLAVGGQLRELLIYGSPRFFVGWDPNPRQVLQDGGGEEHELLVSTPNSSKLQELCTDEAMGLLVVPICSFLSSSLTRLHLYGNQKMKCFTKEQEGALHLLASLQELEFSMFDKLQSLPAGLHKLTSLRRLEVRSCPCVRSLPEDGLPELLQQLDVWLCNNEELKQQCRGLAGTIPKIN